The genomic DNA TGAAAGTTCCTTGGAGAAGCGTTCGTCAGGGCTTTATACGAACCACGAATGAACCTGTTCAACAATTTCAGCAGAAAGAATCAATTGCTATTGCAATAAGGATGCCGGAAAACCAAGCAACGATAATCTTTTAGATCTCAAGCCAACTTGCCAGCTACAGTTCATTTATGAATGATGGCAACCGTATATatatgagataacgaggatgaaTGGAATATTTGTCGAGAATGTCGTGAGATCATGTCAGATTCAGTATTTCAGTGCATGAAATAATAATGAGACAGATACCCATGTATGAAAATAAACACAGATACGCATGTAAGGAAATAAACAGATTCTTATCGGTGTCAAATTGCAATGAAGGAGCAAGCTGCATGCACAACAAAGTAAAATGCTTCACCCCTTGCcgtttaatttataaaaaatttgagtcAGGAAGAGGTTGAGGCTTTTGATGCTATATAGGATAAAACAAGTTGGAATGACGAGCTATTGGATCAACTGATGGCATTTATATTCCAAGTGATAGGTAGTCAAAGTGAAACCCATGATCCACCAAGTATTCATTCTAGGAAACAGATACCTGAGCCCACGAGAAGAAAATACAGGGTTCGAAGGTGATACTATCCGGGCAGATTATGATTGACTTTGTCACATTTATCCAGGAAATATGGAATTCTAAGCATGGCTGGACAACAAAAATTCCCAAGAATTGTCCTCTTACTGATTACTACACTTCAATGTAATATACTGCTCTAACTAAACATGAACCACCTCAAATATGCCGAAAAACATTAAAGCACTAGCATAGGTGAGAATCATCTCATGACTAGTGAGATACAGACAGACAGTTATTCAGTAGCCCAAAATATCGTAACTCACTTTTGGTAAGATTACTAAGAGGATATAGGCAGATAACACTGCAAAGTGATGCTTAACGTATAAGTGGATTGTGGAGGGTATAGATTCTATATAATGATCTACTCCAAAAACAATGAATTATCACAGGTATATCAAATTTTCTAACTTTACATGTTTAGGAGCATATATTTGTTAAAAACAATGTCATATACAGTGTTGGCACAGAAAATGTACTCATAATTCTAAAGCACTAAACAGAGAACTACTTACACGCAGGAAGGTGGGATGTGTCGGCAGAAACAGCACAAGCAATCCCCAAGTTATGAAGAGCACCCTTTATGACTCCACATGAGAAATGGAGATGCATGTTTGGTTCTTCTGCTGCCTTGTTTTCAGCCGCCTCGGCATTTTCTTGAGACAAGTCACCATTTTCGGAAGGATCGAGTGACATGCGTGAAACCCAACGAAACCGATTATCTTGCAATACAAAAGTACCCTACAACACAAACGAAAACCATCTTAGCCTTTATCAAATTCACACATTGACAAAGAACCCCAATTCAACTCGATTCTACACAAATTACCCTATGATTGGTCTTTAAGTTGTCAATCTGCTTCTTGAAGAGCTCGGACCAAAAGTCCTTGCAGATGAACTTAATTGCATCCAGATGATCAGTAAACCGAGGCCGCTCCATCGTGTACCTAACAAGTGAAATTTATCCATAATCACACTCCTATTCCTACAATTTACAATGAGCACTATTTTGTTAACTTTAAATTATAAGTAGACCTAGAATAGCATAGGATTCAATGCCACACACATATGCTTTACTTTcccacattttctcagcaaccaaacactcTAACAAATCATTACAAacgaaaaaagagaaaaaatttcGAAATCAAACACTTCGAATTACTATTccacattttctcagcaaccaaacactcTCCCAAATCATTACAAACGGAAAAAAGAGAACAAATTACGAGATCAAACACTTCGAAAATAGGCATTTCAGatctaaaaacccaaaaatctgTGAGATCAaacaaatccaattcaattaCAATGAAATAAAGGAAAGAACAAGAGAGGGCAGGGTGGTTAGGATATAGGCGGGGAAGTGTACCGCTCGGAGAGCTGGTGGCCGACCTGGTAGCCAATAGCGTCGATCCTACTGGCGGCGAGCTCGGGCTTGTTGGCGTATAACCGATTGCAGTACATAGAGACCATCTCTGTCAGTAGACTATCCACGCAGCTCTCTGAGACCTCtctccccatctctctctctctctctctctctctctctctctctctctctctctctcgcgctCTCTCTGTATTTTCTGAGATTTTCTTtgtaaattgatttttttcataaaaaaaaaaacaaacaaagaaaatagattcTGAGAGTGGATTATTGGGCTTATAGAATATGGGCTTGGTGTGGGTATGGAAGAATTGGCCCATTGGGTGATCATAAAGCATTACATCGtctcataaaataaaacttaaaatataagcGTTAAACCTCCATTCCTAAATCATCTCCAACTATTGAATTAAAATAAGCTTTGGAGAGAAAATAATATCTTTTGGCTAAACTCCCTAGAAATTAAG from Pyrus communis chromosome 17, drPyrComm1.1, whole genome shotgun sequence includes the following:
- the LOC137722956 gene encoding uncharacterized protein, yielding MGREVSESCVDSLLTEMVSMYCNRLYANKPELAASRIDAIGYQVGHQLSERYTMERPRFTDHLDAIKFICKDFWSELFKKQIDNLKTNHRGTFVLQDNRFRWVSRMSLDPSENGDLSQENAEAAENKAAEEPNMHLHFSCGVIKGALHNLGIACAVSADTSHLPACSFVVRIKP